The Malus domestica chromosome 13, GDT2T_hap1 genome includes a window with the following:
- the LOC114820319 gene encoding exopolygalacturonase-like: MAIAGGMYCHVILILCLAALASRAAASVAIPPAVFDVFRGSNLGVHDTADPDEKIFNVVDFGAKPDGNHDASMNFIKTWIAACKNNTDRRSRVLIPPGTYKSGPAVFQGPCTCAKPIVVQVLGTIKGLNDLSLYEEPYWFLFEKVEGLVITGNGVFDGQGSSAWKVAGDCGSSSDGCSPLPSSIKFNSVSNGVIRGISSLNSKGVHLFITDSQNVRVRRVNISAPGTSLNTDGIHISNSNNVKVARTHIATGDDCIGMIQGSTNIAINNVICGPGHGISVGSLGKYEHENDVKGITVKKTTFLNTDNGIRIKSWPGSGPSLASGMVFKDLIMQNVRNPIIIDQEYCAGGCDKNQPSRVQISNVHYINIKGTTPSNVAVDFICSSQVPCQNIQLHDIDLKYTGPNAAALTSVCKNVKAGFGGIQNPPACH; this comes from the exons ATG GCCATTGCTGGAGGAATGTATTGCCACGTCATTCTTATCTTGTGCTTAGCTGCATTGGCCTCTCGAGCCGCTGCCTCGGTTGCCATTCCTCCGGCTGTGTTCGATGTTTTCCGTGGTAGTAATTTGGGTGTCCATGACACAGCTGATCCTGATGAGAAAATCTTTAACGTGGTGGATTTCGGCGCCAAGCCTGATGGGAACCACGATGCAAGTATG AATTTCATAAAAACATGGATTGCAGCATGTAAGAATAACACTGACCGGAGATCAAGGGTTCTGATCCCACCAGGGACATACAAGAGTGGGCCAGCGGTATTTCAAGGGCCATGCACCTGTGCTAAACCCATAGTTGTTCAAGTTTTAGGGACCATAAAAGGCCTGAATGATCTGTCCTTATATGAAGAGCCATACTGGTTCTTGTTTGAGAAAGTAGAGGGCTTGGTCATTACCGGCAATGGCGTCTTTGACGGACAAGGATCAAGTGCCTGGAAAGTCGCTGGTGACTGCGGCAGTTCGAGCGACGGTTGCAGTCCACTCCCATCT AGCATCAAATTCAATAGCGTCTCTAACGGGGTCATTCGAGGCATTAGTTCCCTCAACAGCAAAGGAGTTCACCTTTTCATCACTGACAGCCAGAATGTTAGGGTTCGCAGAGTGAATATCTCTGCCCCTGGAACAAGCCTCAACACTGACGGCATCCACATTAGCAACTCCAACAATGTCAAGGTTGCCAGAACTCACATTGCCACTGGTGATGATTGCATCGGCATGATTCAGGGATCCACCAACATTGCCATCAACAACGTAATCTGTGGCCCCGGACATGGCATTAG TGTCGGTAGCCTTGGCAAGTATGAGCACGAAAATGACGTGAAAGGGATCACCGTGAAGAAGACAACATTTTTGAACACAGACAATGGGATTAGAATCAAGTCATGGCCAGGATCGGGTCCTAGTCTGGCATCAGGCATGGTTTTCAAGGACCTCATCATGCAGAATGTTAGGAACCCTATCATTATTGACCAAGAGTACTGCGCTGGGGGATGCGACAAGAACCAG CCATCGCGTGTGCAGATCAGCAATGTTCATTACATAAACATCAAAGGGACAACACCGTCAAATGTGGCAGTAGATTTCATTTGCAGCAGCCAGGTTCCTTGCCAAAACATCCAGCTTCACGACATTGATTTGAAGTATACTGGTCCAAATGCTGCAGCTCTCACCTCCGTATGTAAAAATGTAAAAGCTGGTTTTGGTGGCATACAAAACCCACCAGCCTGCCATTGA